Proteins encoded in a region of the Acidobacteriota bacterium genome:
- a CDS encoding PD40 domain-containing protein → MSAHRVYKFDSFSLDATAKVLLRDGQPVTMTRKAVETLLVLTENAGQVVPKDELLKTIWPDRVVEEANLTQNIAMVRRALAAERGSAAYIETFPGRGYRMVGPVAVDDPALQLSKPDQFSFALNGSEQAAEPIEIPPPSVPKTTTFSLNKWLVVTIIALAAVGLLGWSLARRNSPAAEAEFHITPLTRLAGKEWQPAFSSDSRKLAFVAEQEEDQPPEIRVQLEGSNNSRVVSSDAGHYTSPAWSPDGQALAYLRIGKEATEVLTTALHSDGSAGTERVVTRFTPPNYGYPYRLLDWSPDGRWLAVSHSETPGKPNGLFLVNLATGEKTPLTKPAEMVGGDLDPRFSPDGKQITFVRHIHRSHQELYAVPVTGGEAVPLTSDAKQISSHDWAGDGSIVFASDRSGEFRLWRLRPGNAETDKRLQRIEIFSSFPIEVSVARSAARLAYSVQPQDRNIWRLDLKEKQWTRVVASSAQDASPQYSQDGTKICFRSDRSGTEQLWISDADGNNQTQVTRGEFYPSVGHWSPDGHSIVFNNARTGAIFIAESKAAGDWKVRSTGANGVHPVFSLDGQWIYAGTTQNIFKFPVTGGQPITVVNTGGFSMSLSLDGKRLYFKREQNDAVLWQADTTTGEMTRALDGLLPTCTSCWSLTPTGIYYLGSDKSSFDAQAIYFHRFAAGADEVDRLIVKYPEPLSPVGSGPFSLSPDLRFLLCVRMNKTNSDIMQVEPFR, encoded by the coding sequence TTGAGCGCACATCGGGTTTATAAATTCGACTCTTTCAGTTTGGATGCCACAGCCAAGGTGTTGTTGCGGGATGGCCAACCTGTAACGATGACCCGCAAGGCGGTCGAAACACTCTTGGTGCTGACCGAAAACGCCGGGCAAGTCGTCCCCAAAGATGAACTGCTGAAAACCATCTGGCCGGATCGTGTCGTCGAGGAAGCCAACCTGACGCAGAACATCGCCATGGTTCGCAGAGCCTTGGCCGCTGAGCGCGGGTCGGCGGCTTACATTGAAACCTTCCCTGGTCGCGGGTATCGCATGGTAGGGCCGGTTGCGGTGGATGACCCGGCATTGCAGTTGTCGAAGCCTGATCAATTCAGTTTTGCGCTGAATGGTTCGGAACAGGCTGCTGAACCGATTGAAATTCCACCTCCGTCCGTGCCCAAAACCACAACCTTTTCGCTAAATAAGTGGCTGGTCGTAACGATCATTGCGTTGGCCGCCGTCGGTTTGCTTGGCTGGTCATTGGCGCGGCGCAATTCCCCCGCCGCTGAAGCCGAATTTCACATCACGCCACTGACGCGTTTGGCGGGGAAGGAGTGGCAACCCGCGTTTTCCTCCGACAGCCGAAAACTCGCATTTGTCGCCGAACAGGAAGAAGATCAGCCTCCTGAAATTCGCGTGCAGCTTGAAGGTTCCAACAATTCGCGTGTGGTTTCATCAGATGCGGGGCATTACACCAGTCCGGCCTGGTCTCCGGATGGACAGGCCTTGGCGTACCTGCGCATCGGCAAAGAAGCGACAGAAGTTTTGACCACTGCTTTGCACAGCGACGGTTCAGCCGGAACAGAACGCGTGGTGACACGGTTTACGCCGCCGAATTACGGTTACCCGTATCGGTTGCTGGATTGGTCGCCGGATGGACGTTGGCTGGCGGTTTCCCATTCCGAAACGCCCGGCAAACCGAATGGGCTGTTTTTGGTCAACCTGGCTACGGGCGAAAAAACGCCGTTGACCAAGCCGGCTGAAATGGTGGGCGGCGACCTCGATCCGCGCTTTTCGCCAGACGGCAAACAAATCACGTTTGTGCGGCACATTCACCGCTCGCACCAGGAACTTTATGCTGTGCCGGTAACGGGCGGCGAAGCCGTTCCCCTGACTTCCGACGCCAAACAAATCAGCAGTCATGATTGGGCGGGCGATGGGTCAATCGTCTTCGCTTCCGACCGCAGCGGCGAATTTCGATTGTGGCGGCTGAGGCCCGGAAACGCTGAAACCGACAAACGGCTTCAGCGAATTGAAATTTTCAGTTCCTTTCCCATCGAAGTGTCGGTTGCACGATCGGCCGCGCGGTTGGCGTATTCGGTTCAGCCGCAGGATCGAAACATCTGGCGGTTGGATTTGAAAGAAAAACAATGGACGCGTGTGGTAGCCAGTTCGGCACAGGACGCCTCGCCACAGTATTCGCAGGACGGCACCAAAATCTGTTTTCGCTCCGACCGCAGCGGCACGGAACAACTCTGGATCAGCGATGCCGATGGAAATAACCAGACACAAGTAACCAGAGGAGAGTTCTATCCTTCGGTCGGCCATTGGTCGCCGGATGGGCACAGCATCGTGTTCAACAACGCACGGACGGGCGCAATTTTCATCGCCGAATCGAAAGCGGCTGGCGACTGGAAAGTGCGTTCAACCGGAGCCAATGGCGTGCATCCGGTCTTTTCATTGGATGGGCAATGGATTTACGCGGGGACGACACAGAACATATTCAAATTCCCTGTGACGGGGGGGCAGCCAATTACAGTCGTCAACACCGGCGGGTTTTCGATGAGCTTGTCGTTGGACGGAAAGCGCCTGTATTTCAAGCGGGAACAAAATGACGCTGTGCTTTGGCAGGCAGACACCACGACCGGAGAAATGACGCGTGCGCTGGATGGATTGCTGCCGACCTGCACCAGTTGCTGGTCGTTGACGCCGACGGGAATTTATTACCTCGGCAGCGACAAAAGCTCGTTTGACGCGCAAGCCATTTACTTTCATCGCTTCGCGGCCGGCGCAGATGAAGTTGACCGCCTGATCGTCAAATATCCTGAGCCTTTGTCTCCGGTGGGAAGCGGGCCGTTTTCCCTTTCCCCGGATTTGCGATTCCTGTTGTGTGTCCGAATGAATAAAACCAACAGCGACATTATGCAGGTCGAGCCATTTCGCTGA
- a CDS encoding ABC transporter ATP-binding protein → MSQTNESKASFSTALLVCENLTKVYSGRTEEVVVFRDLNLEVARGEMVAIVGASGAGKSTLLHLLGGLDTATFGTVKIGEFDLTKNSELDLARFRNRKIGFVFQFHHLLPEFSALENVMMPLLINGVTKRDAMVRAGELLDRVGLSPRADHRPGELSGGERQRVALARALVAKPMVLLADEPTGNLDEHTGEAIHALIRQLQLEAQLTAIIVTHNERLALSCDRVLRLENGRFN, encoded by the coding sequence ATGAGCCAAACCAACGAGAGCAAGGCGAGTTTCTCAACAGCGTTATTGGTGTGCGAAAACCTGACCAAAGTTTACTCAGGCCGCACGGAAGAGGTCGTCGTTTTTCGCGATTTGAACCTGGAAGTCGCGCGCGGAGAAATGGTTGCCATCGTCGGAGCATCCGGCGCGGGCAAATCCACACTGCTGCATTTATTGGGCGGACTGGATACGGCGACTTTCGGAACCGTCAAAATAGGCGAGTTTGACCTGACAAAAAATTCTGAGCTAGACTTGGCGCGATTTCGCAATCGGAAGATTGGGTTCGTCTTTCAATTTCATCACTTGCTTCCGGAGTTCTCGGCTCTTGAAAACGTGATGATGCCGTTGCTGATCAATGGCGTCACCAAACGAGACGCGATGGTTCGCGCGGGCGAGCTTTTGGATCGAGTCGGACTTTCGCCGCGAGCAGACCATCGGCCCGGAGAATTGTCCGGAGGGGAAAGACAGCGGGTGGCTTTGGCACGGGCATTGGTAGCAAAGCCAATGGTTCTGTTGGCCGATGAACCAACAGGCAATCTGGACGAACATACCGGCGAAGCCATTCATGCACTCATCAGGCAATTGCAACTTGAAGCGCAGTTGACCGCAATCATTGTAACCCACAACGAACGACTGGCATTGAGTTGCGACCGCGTTCTGCGGCTGGAAAACGGCAGGTTCAATTGA
- a CDS encoding ATP-dependent Clp protease ATP-binding subunit, which produces MFERYTEKARRVVFFARYEASQFGSNQIEAEHVLLGLIREDKNLTYRFFHRSHATVESIRREIEGRTVLRERIPNNIDLPLSVEAKHVLAYAAEESERLGNRHIGTEHLLLGLLREENSLAAEILYERGLRLSDIRQDLMRQANMERNSHSRKDTPHLFEFCRDLTADAVEGKLDPLVGREEEIDRVIEILCRRTKNNPALIGEPGVGKTAIVEGLAQRIVNCEVPSFLVDKRILALDLSLVVAGTKYRGQFEERMKTIMRELMENPQYVVFIDEIHTLIGAGSAEGSLDAANILKPALSRGEIQCIGATTPTEYRKSIERDRSLERRFQAIKVPVPNEEDTIEILQGIKDRYESYHNVRYADDAIEAAVYQSSRYLPERFQPDKAIDVIDEAGARVKLRVQRESGYTPQPPRWHREPRDYRNDYRGESRNEYRSDSRDRDRVYSSSRRSLQYYEPLDYENVAALVVKQDIDDVISRWTGIPVSSLQEEEASKLLRIEEELHNRIISQDSAISALARAIRRSRAGLKNPNRPVGSFLFLGPTGVGKTEVARSLAEFLFGSERSMIRFDMSEFMEKHSISKLIGSPPGYVGYEEGGQLTERVRRNPYSVLLLDEIEKAHPDIFNILLQVFEDGMLSDALGNTVDFKHVIVIMTSNIGARFVNKGGHVGFHSSKRDAQGKTEDRVMAAVRDTFNPEFINRLDETIVFEPLTDEDLVNIVGLLIRQMNQTLRHRQIQIQLTEDARRWIVEQTCTDRSYGARPLRRALQKYVEDPLSEALIQGQLADAVLIEIYLDNNSLGFRPLLAKEAIPPALEPDDPGELLLR; this is translated from the coding sequence ATGTTCGAACGTTATACAGAAAAAGCGCGCCGAGTCGTATTCTTCGCTCGCTATGAAGCCAGCCAGTTCGGTTCCAACCAGATTGAAGCCGAACACGTTTTGCTGGGTCTGATCCGCGAAGATAAAAATTTGACCTACCGGTTCTTTCACCGCTCCCACGCCACAGTCGAATCCATTCGTCGCGAAATCGAAGGGCGCACCGTATTGCGCGAACGCATCCCGAACAACATTGATCTGCCACTTTCGGTCGAAGCCAAGCACGTGTTGGCGTATGCAGCGGAAGAATCCGAGCGATTGGGCAATCGCCACATCGGCACGGAGCATCTGCTGCTGGGGTTGTTGCGTGAAGAAAATTCGCTGGCGGCGGAGATTTTGTACGAACGCGGTTTGCGGCTGTCTGACATCCGGCAGGATTTGATGCGGCAGGCAAACATGGAGCGCAATTCACATTCGCGAAAAGACACGCCGCACCTGTTCGAGTTTTGCCGCGATCTGACCGCCGACGCTGTCGAGGGCAAGCTCGATCCGTTAGTGGGGCGCGAAGAGGAAATTGACCGCGTCATCGAAATCCTCTGCCGCCGAACCAAAAACAATCCGGCGCTGATTGGCGAACCCGGCGTGGGGAAAACCGCCATTGTCGAAGGCCTGGCGCAACGAATCGTCAATTGCGAAGTTCCTTCCTTTCTGGTGGATAAACGAATTCTGGCTCTGGATTTAAGTCTGGTCGTTGCCGGAACCAAATATCGCGGCCAGTTCGAAGAGCGTATGAAAACCATCATGCGCGAATTGATGGAAAACCCTCAGTACGTGGTTTTCATTGACGAAATTCACACCTTGATTGGCGCAGGTTCCGCCGAAGGCAGTCTGGATGCCGCCAATATCCTGAAACCGGCGCTGTCGCGCGGCGAAATTCAGTGCATCGGCGCGACAACTCCGACGGAATATCGCAAATCCATCGAGCGCGACAGGTCGCTGGAACGCCGATTTCAGGCGATCAAGGTTCCGGTTCCGAACGAAGAAGACACCATCGAAATTCTGCAAGGCATCAAGGATCGTTACGAGTCCTATCACAACGTTCGATACGCCGACGATGCGATTGAAGCCGCGGTGTATCAATCCAGCCGCTACCTGCCGGAACGATTCCAGCCGGACAAGGCGATTGACGTCATTGACGAAGCCGGCGCGCGCGTGAAACTGCGGGTGCAGCGGGAAAGCGGATACACGCCGCAACCTCCGCGCTGGCATCGCGAACCCCGTGATTACCGCAACGATTATCGCGGCGAATCGCGGAATGAATACCGAAGCGATTCACGGGATCGTGATCGTGTGTATTCCAGTTCACGCCGTTCGTTGCAGTATTACGAACCGCTGGATTACGAAAACGTCGCGGCGTTGGTCGTCAAACAGGATATTGACGACGTGATTTCCCGCTGGACGGGCATTCCGGTTTCATCGCTTCAGGAAGAAGAGGCCTCGAAACTGCTCCGCATCGAAGAGGAATTGCACAATCGAATCATCAGTCAGGATTCGGCCATTTCCGCTTTGGCGCGCGCCATTCGCCGTTCACGCGCCGGGCTGAAAAATCCGAATCGCCCGGTGGGTTCGTTCCTGTTTCTAGGCCCAACCGGCGTCGGCAAAACCGAAGTCGCGCGCAGTTTGGCGGAATTCCTGTTTGGTTCCGAACGTTCGATGATCCGCTTCGACATGTCGGAGTTCATGGAAAAACATTCGATTTCCAAACTGATCGGTTCGCCCCCCGGTTATGTCGGATATGAAGAAGGCGGCCAGTTAACCGAACGTGTGCGGCGCAATCCGTATTCGGTTTTGCTGTTGGACGAGATCGAAAAAGCGCATCCGGACATTTTCAACATCCTGTTGCAGGTGTTTGAAGACGGCATGCTGAGCGATGCCCTGGGAAACACCGTGGATTTCAAACACGTCATCGTGATTATGACCTCGAACATCGGGGCCAGGTTCGTCAACAAAGGCGGCCACGTCGGGTTTCACTCCTCGAAGCGCGACGCACAAGGCAAAACCGAAGATCGAGTGATGGCCGCCGTCCGCGACACCTTCAACCCGGAATTCATCAACCGGCTGGATGAAACCATCGTTTTTGAACCGCTGACCGACGAAGATTTGGTCAACATCGTCGGCTTGCTGATTCGGCAAATGAATCAAACCCTGCGTCATCGCCAGATTCAGATTCAATTGACCGAAGACGCCAGGCGCTGGATCGTCGAACAAACCTGCACCGACCGCAGCTACGGCGCTCGCCCCTTGCGACGCGCACTCCAAAAATATGTCGAAGACCCGTTGTCCGAAGCGTTGATCCAGGGACAATTGGCTGACGCTGTATTGATCGAAATCTATCTCGACAACAATTCGCTCGGATTCCGCCCATTGCTGGCGAAAGAAGCAATACCGCCAGCCTTGGAGCCGGATGACCCTGGCGAACTCTTGCTGCGCTAA
- the bamA gene encoding outer membrane protein assembly factor BamA — protein MTKRITFLASALILVFLTLVSVRPAFSQNQDVFVEDVEIRGNRRIPRESILYYVQSKPQDRFDINLAQRDLQAILQMGLFDPLGTRLYVEDGPRGGKIIIFQVKEYPIIRDLQYRNLKSATESEVLTRFKERRVQVSKESQFDPAKANNARVVLKDLLAEKGHPDAKVQIEVEDISATTVALIFDVDEGPRVRVKEIEFTGDRDGFSQRRLRGAMKLVKESGLISTFTSKDIYFKEKLQDDLERVRFFLGTKGYLQAKIGEPEVTDAGTVSGGFPLPIPGLRKTGPGKKITIPIEVGRRYKITKVEEKGVTIFQPGIVKAVSGLKEGDWIDSKKIQENVFKGVKDLYGTQGYIQASVDFIPKFVDKTPEEGEIEVTLEVDEGRQFSLRRLEFIGNTNTRDVVLRREVALNEGDPYNKRLWDFSILRLNQLGLFEEIKDKDAITRTNDRDQTVDIDLQVKERGRQEIQLNGGVSGFAGSFFGLTYSTNNLLGYGESLSLSFSGGNRQVFAQFGFTEPYLMGKPIQLGFQLFASKYQYIGQGFNFSQANQILQASFFGLSSIDADTLFTQRSAGGTISISSPMAIFTKKFPRFARSTRLGLSYSLSTSSIEDPKVNTDADPTNDIPVTFTQPKILTSRVIPSIYYNTKNAYLDPTNGQSLFLGFSLSGGILGGDVNTFAPSLEYQRFMPVFHRRSDKPHVIAMRLRADHIRTFGTPFTTQSLSFVGGIPLFERFFLGGEYDIRGYNFRSISPVVPADSFLSTKNVVAKVIDPADSTKFIDAPVGTVADSVIRNYTFESPGTVTPGGTCTESPNPSIGCNVINARRFYTPIGGDTQFIYNLEYRVPVFSVLSVAAFADVGTAFNARKYKDQLTTTNFINQTITPTGVTLNPAGRVATAEELANAPRDILGNPIGYRTIFLQGDSRDYSIVRASEQNVKFLSDLRSSMGLEFRVQMPVINVPFRLIFAYNPQAKTDITDPSVLFIERRTVMRFSVGRTF, from the coding sequence ATGACCAAGCGCATTACCTTTTTGGCAAGCGCACTGATTCTCGTATTCTTAACCCTCGTTTCAGTTCGTCCAGCATTTTCACAAAACCAGGACGTGTTTGTTGAGGACGTGGAAATTCGCGGCAATCGCCGTATTCCACGCGAGTCCATCCTTTATTACGTGCAAAGCAAGCCGCAGGACCGATTTGACATCAATCTGGCTCAACGCGACCTGCAGGCGATTCTGCAAATGGGTTTGTTCGATCCGCTGGGAACCCGGCTCTATGTCGAAGACGGGCCTCGCGGCGGCAAAATCATCATCTTTCAGGTCAAGGAATATCCAATTATTCGCGACCTTCAGTATCGCAACCTGAAATCCGCGACCGAAAGCGAAGTGCTGACGCGGTTCAAAGAACGCCGCGTTCAGGTCAGCAAGGAATCGCAATTCGATCCGGCCAAGGCCAATAACGCCCGCGTCGTGTTGAAGGATCTGCTGGCTGAAAAGGGTCATCCGGACGCCAAAGTCCAAATCGAAGTCGAAGACATTTCGGCGACCACCGTCGCACTAATTTTCGACGTGGATGAAGGCCCGCGTGTTCGCGTCAAAGAAATCGAATTCACAGGTGACCGCGACGGATTTTCTCAACGCCGTTTGCGCGGAGCGATGAAACTGGTCAAGGAATCCGGCCTGATCTCGACCTTCACCTCGAAAGACATCTACTTCAAGGAAAAACTTCAGGATGATCTGGAACGCGTACGGTTCTTTCTGGGCACCAAAGGCTATTTGCAAGCCAAGATTGGCGAACCGGAAGTCACCGACGCCGGAACGGTTTCGGGCGGATTCCCGTTGCCAATTCCCGGCCTGAGAAAAACCGGTCCTGGCAAAAAGATTACGATTCCAATTGAAGTTGGTCGCCGCTACAAAATCACCAAAGTGGAAGAAAAAGGCGTGACGATCTTCCAACCCGGCATCGTCAAAGCCGTTTCCGGATTGAAGGAAGGCGATTGGATTGATTCCAAGAAAATTCAGGAAAACGTCTTCAAAGGGGTCAAAGACCTGTACGGAACCCAGGGCTATATTCAAGCCAGTGTGGATTTCATTCCCAAGTTCGTAGACAAAACTCCGGAAGAGGGCGAGATCGAAGTCACATTGGAAGTGGACGAGGGCCGCCAGTTCAGTCTCCGCCGGTTGGAATTCATCGGCAACACGAACACACGTGACGTGGTGTTGCGCCGCGAAGTCGCCCTGAACGAGGGCGACCCGTACAACAAACGACTCTGGGATTTTTCGATTCTGCGCTTGAACCAGTTGGGCCTTTTTGAAGAAATCAAAGATAAGGACGCAATCACACGCACCAATGACCGCGACCAGACCGTGGACATTGACCTGCAGGTCAAAGAGCGCGGTCGCCAGGAAATTCAGTTGAACGGTGGCGTTTCCGGTTTTGCGGGCAGCTTTTTCGGGTTGACCTATTCCACCAATAACCTGCTCGGTTACGGTGAAAGTTTGAGCCTTTCATTTTCCGGCGGCAATCGCCAGGTGTTCGCTCAGTTTGGTTTCACGGAACCGTATTTGATGGGCAAACCGATCCAGTTGGGCTTCCAATTGTTTGCCTCGAAGTATCAGTACATCGGACAAGGATTCAACTTTTCCCAGGCAAATCAGATTTTGCAGGCAAGTTTCTTCGGGTTGTCTTCGATTGACGCTGACACGTTGTTTACGCAGCGTTCAGCGGGTGGCACCATCAGTATTTCCTCGCCGATGGCGATCTTCACCAAAAAGTTTCCGCGATTTGCGCGCTCGACTCGTTTAGGATTGTCGTATTCGCTGTCAACCAGCAGCATCGAAGACCCGAAAGTCAACACGGACGCCGATCCGACCAACGACATTCCGGTCACGTTCACGCAACCGAAGATTTTGACCAGCCGCGTCATTCCTTCGATTTATTACAACACCAAGAACGCGTACCTTGACCCGACCAACGGGCAAAGCCTCTTTCTGGGTTTTTCGCTTTCAGGCGGAATTTTGGGCGGCGACGTAAACACGTTTGCGCCTTCGCTGGAATATCAGCGGTTTATGCCTGTTTTCCATCGCCGGTCGGATAAACCGCATGTGATTGCAATGCGGCTGCGCGCCGATCACATTCGCACCTTCGGCACTCCGTTTACGACACAATCGCTGTCGTTTGTCGGGGGCATTCCGCTCTTTGAACGATTCTTCCTGGGCGGCGAATACGACATTCGCGGATACAACTTCCGTTCGATTTCGCCGGTCGTTCCTGCGGATTCGTTCCTTTCCACCAAAAACGTCGTCGCGAAAGTGATTGATCCGGCGGATTCAACCAAATTCATTGATGCCCCGGTCGGAACCGTTGCTGACAGTGTGATCCGCAATTACACCTTTGAATCGCCGGGAACGGTGACTCCCGGCGGCACCTGCACTGAATCGCCCAATCCATCCATTGGATGTAACGTCATCAATGCGCGGCGGTTTTACACGCCCATCGGCGGAGACACGCAGTTTATTTACAACCTGGAATACCGGGTTCCGGTTTTCAGCGTTCTGTCGGTCGCCGCCTTTGCGGACGTCGGCACGGCATTCAATGCGCGGAAATACAAAGATCAACTGACAACCACGAACTTTATTAACCAGACGATTACGCCAACGGGAGTGACGCTCAATCCTGCTGGTCGCGTGGCCACGGCGGAAGAATTGGCCAACGCGCCGCGCGATATTTTGGGCAACCCGATTGGTTATCGCACAATTTTTCTGCAGGGCGATTCGCGCGATTACAGCATCGTGCGCGCCTCGGAACAAAACGTGAAATTCCTGTCCGACCTGCGTTCCTCAATGGGTCTGGAATTCCGCGTTCAGATGCCGGTCATCAACGTCCCGTTCCGATTGATCTTTGCCTACAACCCACAGGCAAAAACAGATATTACAGATCCGTCCGTGCTGTTCATCGAGCGCCGCACAGTGATGCGCTTCAGCGTCGGGCGAACGTTCTAA
- a CDS encoding OmpH family outer membrane protein — MKTKLLLLLTLVLAATSAALGQTGAATQPAKTKIAVIDVMAFREGIGELKVKYDKLQTEFAPRYRELESMQNSLAAKEKVLNENQNLTQQQGLKLQQELEEGKRAYQRLVEDSQAVAAKREEEETGPIKEKLGKFLEQYCQKLNIAFVFDGRQLQETGVVIFADGKANITEDFIKEYNKAYPAPAPAAAPPKP, encoded by the coding sequence ATGAAAACCAAGCTTTTACTGCTGCTCACCCTGGTTTTGGCTGCGACCAGCGCTGCTTTGGGCCAAACCGGCGCGGCGACTCAACCGGCAAAAACCAAGATTGCGGTGATTGATGTGATGGCGTTTCGCGAAGGCATCGGAGAGTTGAAAGTCAAATATGACAAATTGCAGACAGAATTCGCTCCACGCTACCGCGAATTGGAATCCATGCAAAACTCTTTGGCCGCCAAGGAAAAGGTGTTGAATGAAAACCAGAACCTGACCCAACAACAAGGGTTAAAACTCCAGCAGGAGCTTGAAGAGGGCAAACGAGCCTATCAGCGTCTGGTAGAGGATTCGCAAGCTGTCGCGGCAAAACGGGAAGAGGAAGAAACTGGCCCGATCAAGGAAAAACTCGGCAAATTCCTGGAACAGTATTGCCAGAAACTCAATATCGCTTTCGTTTTTGATGGCAGGCAATTACAGGAAACCGGGGTTGTGATTTTCGCTGACGGCAAAGCCAACATCACCGAAGATTTCATCAAGGAATACAACAAGGCTTATCCGGCTCCGGCTCCGGCAGCCGCTCCCCCCAAGCCGTAA
- a CDS encoding OmpH family outer membrane protein — protein MKKLIIALTILAALSLPAFAQTQVPPSRPASGGAAPASAAPSGGTGAEGKLAYINTARFRTGINEMKEKMDALNTEFDPKRKELEALENDVNNLKNKIQTQGNTVSAQIRNQWVEEGTDKEKKLKRLAEDYDALGQKRQSEVSGPILEKIGKFLESYCQSHGIVMVLEGGAVQQTGVVLYAALASDITEDFMAQYNKAYPGSGAAAPAAKKP, from the coding sequence ATGAAGAAACTGATTATCGCATTAACCATCCTGGCCGCGCTTTCCTTGCCGGCATTCGCGCAAACCCAGGTGCCGCCATCGCGCCCCGCTTCGGGCGGAGCCGCTCCGGCATCAGCCGCGCCGTCAGGCGGAACCGGCGCCGAAGGCAAACTGGCGTATATCAACACCGCGCGCTTCCGCACTGGCATCAATGAGATGAAGGAAAAAATGGACGCGCTCAACACCGAATTTGATCCGAAGCGCAAAGAACTGGAAGCCCTGGAAAACGACGTCAACAACTTGAAAAACAAGATTCAGACTCAGGGCAATACCGTCAGCGCACAGATTCGCAATCAATGGGTGGAAGAAGGAACCGACAAGGAAAAGAAGCTGAAGCGGTTGGCTGAAGATTATGATGCGCTGGGCCAAAAACGTCAGTCTGAAGTTTCCGGGCCGATCCTGGAAAAAATCGGCAAATTTCTGGAAAGCTACTGCCAGAGCCACGGCATTGTCATGGTTTTGGAAGGCGGAGCAGTCCAGCAAACCGGCGTTGTGCTGTATGCCGCGCTCGCGTCCGACATCACGGAAGATTTTATGGCGCAATACAACAAAGCCTATCCCGGATCGGGCGCTGCCGCTCCTGCCGCCAAGAAACCCTAA
- the lpxD gene encoding UDP-3-O-(3-hydroxymyristoyl)glucosamine N-acyltransferase — translation MTLAELAQFIYAELRGDGEAEITGINSLDAVQFGEVTFAADAARLADAVASPATALIVPSKLADHEKLAGRNLLIGKDAKLTFARAIAAFYGTAPEPRGISNDLVLGEDSRIGVDCSVHPRVTVGRNSVIGDRVTLHPGVVIGDNCHIGDDSVLFPNVSVYDDTEIGARCRIHSGTVIGSDGFSFTPDEQGRQFKLLQIGRVVIEDDVELGANCCVDRAGFGETRIHRGAKFDNLIQIGHNVEIGEDTVVAALAGFSGGTKIGRRCILAGQIGTNQHITIGDGAIITARTGVTKSVEAGKLMGGMMAAMDYQQWRKSHVLYARLPELFDRLKQLEKKVSGGES, via the coding sequence ATGACTCTTGCCGAACTTGCTCAATTCATTTACGCGGAGCTTCGCGGCGACGGCGAAGCTGAAATCACCGGAATCAATTCGCTCGATGCCGTTCAATTCGGCGAAGTTACGTTTGCCGCCGACGCCGCTCGATTGGCCGACGCCGTGGCATCCCCTGCCACGGCACTGATCGTTCCATCCAAACTTGCCGATCACGAAAAACTCGCCGGTCGAAACCTGCTCATTGGCAAAGACGCCAAACTGACGTTCGCGCGCGCCATCGCTGCATTTTACGGAACTGCGCCTGAACCTCGTGGCATCAGCAATGACCTGGTTCTCGGTGAAGATTCGCGCATCGGCGTTGACTGCTCCGTTCATCCGCGTGTCACCGTTGGACGCAATTCCGTCATCGGCGACCGCGTCACGCTGCACCCCGGCGTAGTCATCGGCGACAACTGCCACATTGGCGACGATTCGGTTCTCTTCCCCAACGTTTCGGTTTACGACGACACGGAAATCGGAGCACGCTGCCGCATCCACAGCGGAACAGTCATCGGCTCCGACGGATTCAGCTTTACGCCCGACGAACAGGGGCGCCAGTTCAAATTGCTGCAAATCGGTCGCGTCGTCATCGAAGACGATGTCGAACTCGGTGCAAATTGTTGTGTTGACCGCGCGGGTTTCGGCGAAACGCGCATTCATCGCGGCGCCAAGTTCGACAACCTGATTCAAATCGGCCACAACGTCGAAATCGGCGAAGACACAGTGGTTGCGGCGTTGGCAGGGTTTTCCGGCGGAACGAAAATCGGACGCCGCTGCATTCTGGCCGGGCAAATCGGCACCAACCAGCACATTACCATCGGCGACGGAGCCATCATCACCGCACGCACTGGCGTGACGAAATCGGTCGAAGCTGGCAAACTGATGGGCGGCATGATGGCCGCAATGGATTATCAACAATGGCGAAAATCGCACGTGCTGTACGCGCGTTTGCCCGAACTTTTCGACCGACTCAAACAACTGGAAAAGAAAGTCAGCGGTGGCGAGAGTTGA